The Calliopsis andreniformis isolate RMS-2024a chromosome 5, iyCalAndr_principal, whole genome shotgun sequence nucleotide sequence AGAACGATTAGTTACTTTTCGTGCGCAGTCGAGTCAATAGCTCGTAATTTTACATTTTGCCATTATATTGTGTAATATGATACGACGAGTGTATGCGGTCTTGTACATAAACGTGTATTCTATCGTAAGATTAGCAAAATAATGTTTTCTGATCATTTTTATCTtcaaattaattattattccatttgttACAATCTTGTTACAATActtgtaattaccataatatatAAGGTAATTTTACACTGTTAGTTCTTACACTTGTAATTCATATTGCAAAACATAGTGCAATGGGTCACTGTCTTTGTATAATACAGGAGTTACATTCCAATTTTGTGTCGCATTGTACAAATTCGTATTATACCTATGTCTACTTTAATTACattttattgtataaaataggggaattgaaattattatgcaatattatatttcttacgtatgtacaaattttaaatatacaatattaGGTATAAAAGTACTATAAATTGAATTCAATACAAACAATTGAAACCGTTAATTGCTAGACACTGACCTAAAAGTAAGAGTATTCGGTTTCGATTGTATGTACAATTGGaaacatttattaaaaaatatcattCTATTTGTCAGTCAGACATACCAACAGACCATGACGGTGGTAGCGTGGAAATATTTATTGCTTCGCCTCTGACTTCTATTCTCTTATCAAAAATTCGATTTTTACAGTTTTCAAACTCTACTAACATTTCTTCTAAACTTTTATCCCCATTTAGTATTAAAACTGGTGCTGGTACAGTAAATAATGTTTGATAATAAAGCCATTCATCGTGAATGTTATGAATTtgtttcaaatattctaatGAAACTAAATTTTCCTCTTTTCTTGCTCTTGCCTTCATTCTCTGATATACAACTTCTGGAGTTGTTCTTAAGTAAactattttaaaaagaaaaagaaaaacaatcAATATAAAATAATGATACTGAGttagtttaatttataaatgtATTACCAATTAAATCTGTTTCTATATTAGCATTTTTTATACACCAGTCATGCCAATCATTCAAAACCATGATTTCTACATCTTGTAACATATTTGTACGTTTCATATTTTCAATAAAACATCTTGCACTATACACTGACCTCTCCATGATTTTATATGGAAATGGACTTTCATATGTGTGAAGTTGAAACATCGTTAATTGCACATAtgattgaaataaaaatgcataACGTGCAGGATTACTATACATCAGTTCCTAATTTTTACAACATGTATTAGTTACCTTTGTTTTATGTAAGTAAATTCAAAAAATCTTACCAATAAATTTGTTCCTGCTACATTCTGCCAAAGTTCTACTGGTTCttgtaaaacagttgtattgttAAATTGTTTAAAATGACTTAGAAATGTTGTTTTGCCACTTCCTATATTGCCCTCTATACATACCGTGAATGGACGTTTGTATAATTTGCCAGGGCTGGACATTTTTATTGACATTAAGTTCAAAGTTTTACCtttaagagaaaaaaaaaaagaagaaaaggaagaaatatagtattaatttcattcataaaagaaaaatattgaagattaacatCTCATGAGCATTAAAAGATATATCAAGTGAAACAGAAGGCCAGATTTCAATCAATGTTAGAAGATGATTTCAATAATTCGATGATATTAAAAAATACGTCACATTCAATGAATCGTacgataaataaatttttacaaCACTACTCTGAGTTTCGTAAAATCAAATAACACAAACATATCGAATGATCAATTTATTTGTATACTTTATCTGCAATGGAACGCTCACAACGCAATTGACAGAATTCCCGCCTAAACTTGTACAGTGAGGCTGTTTATGTATCTCCATGTTGGGTTAGTATTTTTCAAAGTAGGGATTAAAGCATGCTTACCTGTAATAGATGACGCAATACGTATTAGTGTCAACATTTTTATCGTTTAATTTCTTATTTGATAGAATGAAATTAATCAATCGTAAGAAATAAATAATGCGTCTTTCCTTAAAATAATTCGTCTACAaatgatttcaatacacaaccatagtgtattcatgttatatgtgaATTATAAAGTAAGGGCTGCTTCACACTATTCGTCTAGCAAACGACAGATTAGTCTTCGTCAAATTTTCTTCTAATGAGGTTTAGGTGGTTCCATTGGTGATTGTAAGCCGGCATAGGTGAATACCAGTAGGTATTTAACAAAGGCTAGCTTGCCGCTGTGCAGGATAGTGTGAAGCAACCCTAACACGTGTTAGCGGCTAGCGAAGAAAATGGTTGGttgaaaagaaatttgattGGTTAGTACTAGTGCCAGTTCGTCACTAATTAATACTGATTAGGTAAAACGATACAGACGGAGCATAATTCAACTTACCATCAAAGCAAAATTTCTATCCATGTTTAGTATTACTAacgtgtaaatttatttatataacaAATGATGAATTAACATTATATATCTGATAATTTTCAGCTATTTTAATAgctgaaacataaaattgataaaaagggAATATATTTATAGAATTTGAAATACATTGTCAAATTTGAATCGAATTTAATGTTACATTTAGTTGTGTGATTAGTAAAAAATAGAACGATTTGATTTTCGAAAttacttttatttaaaaacatAATGTTAGGAATTGACACACCTACGGCCCATTTCTTTGATGACTTCTAATATTGAACATTAACTACTAGTTAGTAGTAGCATGTGCTTCTTATAGTAGATAACTTACCTTCCCATTGATGAAATATATCCTTACATGGATTTCTTCAATGATGATCCTTAACTGAAGGTGAAAAAGAAAAACCGGATATTTGCGTACAATAGATATCTGGAGGTGAAGAAATTGGTCGATACTGTCGATAATAAGAAAAAATATGCGAGTGCTAAATAAAAATCGATATCAAAATTTGGTATATCTCTTTCTTTAATAGACATGGATTTGTCATTAATTACTAGAAAGATGCGATCAACTTTAAAAAATGATTTGATAAATTATTCCTCGGTACTTTTAAATTATCAAtcggaatattgtatattgtgtaGTCCTCATCGATGATTATTGATGAATTATATATCTTGTTCTCAGATAAACCTTTATAAGCAtgcaaaattataatttaaCAAATATTGCATGTTATATCCGTATGCAACATGTAATGCAATATTAATTGTAAATCGATgctatacaattttttatgttTTCACATCACTGATCGTAATTGAAAGATATTTAATGTTGAAAAGCAAGGTTATAAAATAACTTATTGATTAATAATCATTTGTATCCCATAATTCGACTACAATAAGCAACAATGCGAAATTTTGTGGGTGATGTTATCATTTGGTAAGTTTCATAAACGTGAATAATAGTGTTTTATATTCTTCAATATCTATTTTTGCCACAAAACAATGCTCTATAGTAGTTGAGTTGAGGTTTTACAAAAAATCATTTTTTCTATAGTGCATTGCTACTGTTATCAGTGAGCCTTGTATTTGGAGCTAGTGAAATCATTAAATCTCTTGTAAATACAGGAGACAAATTTTTAAAGGCTTCTTCGTACAATTGGGCTGTTCGATtatgtttaaatatattaagttATGCTACTGTGTTATTACCTGGTTGCTTAATTTACAAATATGTACGTCATACTAAATATATTCAGAGAGGAggtaattgaaaataaaaagatttgaagatttaaaaattcaaagaaaATATATAACTTTTGTCTGAAAATATGTCATGTTTGAGCAGGTAAAGGATGTATATCTAGGCTGATACATTCATGTTTTGTGGGCCATTGTGAAACAGGTCTTTTGGACGCCTCTTATACAACTGCATCTAATCATAATCAACGTACTTTTATGCAAGATGCTCTCTTACTTTTCTATTGCTTCTTTGGATTGCAAGTCAGTTATTTAACATGGGGTTATTTACAAGAGAAGATAATGACACAGGTATTATTTATTTGATTTCTATCGTAATTGTTTGATATCTACAATGCTATAAGTCATACCATACAAATTAATTTATGAAGACGCAAAACATATTCTATTAGAAATTGTTCTGGAAAAATATATTCTGCATAATAACTGTAAGACagttatttgaaaaattaaacaaCTGATTTTAACAATCGTTTCACAAGTATGCATTGCCTGTGTTAAATGTCCATGTACAAGGACATTTCGTTAACTTAGATTTCAGAATCACAATGTGAATCATCTAGTTGCTACTTCTAGGAGATCCAGGCTTTCTGTGAAACAAAGTTCTGAAGATGATGTTTTTTGCTCCTTCATTACACCAAACACGGTATGGGTACCAATAATAATACCCACGATGCTTCAGAGAATCCTTAAAGTTATATTTCTTTAAGattataattttgatattatcat carries:
- the Dnk gene encoding deoxynucleoside kinase isoform X1, encoding MLTLIRIASSITGKTLNLMSIKMSSPGKLYKRPFTVCIEGNIGSGKTTFLSHFKQFNNTTVLQEPVELWQNVAGTNLLELMYSNPARYAFLFQSYVQLTMFQLHTYESPFPYKIMERSVYSARCFIENMKRTNMLQDVEIMVLNDWHDWCIKNANIETDLIVYLRTTPEVVYQRMKARARKEENLVSLEYLKQIHNIHDEWLYYQTLFTVPAPVLILNGDKSLEEMLVEFENCKNRIFDKRIEVRGEAINISTLPPSWSVGQCLAINGFNCLY
- the Dnk gene encoding deoxynucleoside kinase isoform X2, producing MSIKMSSPGKLYKRPFTVCIEGNIGSGKTTFLSHFKQFNNTTVLQEPVELWQNVAGTNLLELMYSNPARYAFLFQSYVQLTMFQLHTYESPFPYKIMERSVYSARCFIENMKRTNMLQDVEIMVLNDWHDWCIKNANIETDLIVYLRTTPEVVYQRMKARARKEENLVSLEYLKQIHNIHDEWLYYQTLFTVPAPVLILNGDKSLEEMLVEFENCKNRIFDKRIEVRGEAINISTLPPSWSVGQCLAINGFNCLY